The Pan troglodytes isolate AG18354 chromosome 1, NHGRI_mPanTro3-v2.0_pri, whole genome shotgun sequence genome includes a region encoding these proteins:
- the ANXA9 gene encoding annexin A9 — MSVTGGKMAPSLTQEILSHLGLASKTAAWGTLGTLRTFLNFSVDKDAQRLLRAITGQGVDRSAIVDVLTNRSREQRQLISRNFQERTQQDLMKSLQAALSGNLERIVMALLQPTAQFDAQELRTALKASDSAVDVAIEILATRTPPQLQECLAVYKHNFQVEAVDDITSETSGILQDLLLALAKGGRDSYSGIIDYNLAEQDVQALQRAEGPSREETWVPVFTQRNPEHLIRVFDQYQRSTGQELEEAVQNHFHGDAQVALLGLASVIKNTPLYFADKLHQALQETEPNYQVLIRILISRCETDLLSIRAEFKKKFGKSLYSSLQDAVKGDCQSALLALCRAEDM; from the exons ATGTCTGTGACTGGCGGGAAGATGGCACCGTCCCTCACCCAGGAGATCCTCAGCCACCTGGGCCTGGCCAGCAAG ACTGCAGCGTGGGGGACCCTGGGCACCCTCAGGACCTTCTTGAACTTCAGCGTGGACAAGGATGCGCAGAGGCTACTGAGGGCCATTACTGGCCAAG GCGTGGACCGCAGTGCCATTGTGGACGTGCTGACCAACCGGAGCAGAGAGCAAAGGCAGCTCATCTCACGAAACTTCCAGGAGCGCACCCAACAG GACCTGATGAAGTCTCTACAGGCAGCACTTTCCGGCAACCTGGAGAGGATTGTGATGGCTCTGCTGCAGCCCACAGCCCAGTTTGACGCCCAGGAATTGAGGACAGCTCTGAAG GCCTCAGATTCTGCTGTGGACGTGGCCATTGAAATTCTTGCCACTCGAACCCCACCCCAGCTGCAGGAGTGCCTGGCAGTCTACAAACACA aTTTCCAGGTGGAGGCTGTGGATGACATCACATCTGAGACCAGTGGCATCTTGCAGGACCTGCTCTTGGCCCTGGCCAAG GGGGGCCGTGACAGCTACTCTGGAATCATTGACTATAATCTGGCAGAACAAGATGTCCAG GCACTGCAGCGGGCAGAAGGACCTAGCAGAGAGGAAACATGGGTCCCAGTCTTCACCCAGCGAAATCCTGAACACCTCATCCGAG TGTTTGATCAGTACCAGCGGAGCACTGGGCAAGAGCTGGAGGAGGCTGTCCAGAACCATTTCCATGGAGATGCTCAGGTGGCTCTGCTCGGCCTAG CTTCGGTGATCAAGAACACACCGCTGTACTTTGCTGACAAACTTCATCAAGCCCTCCAG GAAACTGAGCCCAATTACCAAGTCCTGATTCGCATCCTTATCTCTCGATGTGAGACTGACCTTCTGAGtatcagagctgagttcaagaaGAAATTTGGGAAGTCCCTCTACTCTTCTCTCCAG GATGCAGTGAAAGGGGATTGCCAGTCAGCCCTCCTGGCCTTGTGCAGGGCTGAAGACATGTGA